In the genome of Nakaseomyces glabratus chromosome K, complete sequence, the window CAACCTCTGCGATATCTAACAACAGATTATGTTCttattttaataaaaattttgagatgctcatcgctttttgttgtaaaatttttttttttctacaATTTCGGTGATCCTGTGTGAAGTACTTCGTAGGGCAACCTCTGAGGGTGAATAATAAGCATctagaaaagaaatgaaaggCTAACGGAGAGCATACATTGTATATGTGATTGTGAAGGGGATAGGAATGTGATCTTGTCTGAGAGCATTGGattatttcaaattaaTAGAAAATTAGTTGTTATAGAACTCCTCTTCTGtttcctttttcttcttctgttttgcCAATTTTGACAACTGCTTCCGTACCTTTTCTGCTTCGACTAGAGAGTCCCTGTTTCTCGAAATGTAGTCTGTGAAATAATTTGGatcttttgatttctttgcTTCATGAAGCAACTTTTCAACATCATCGTATATTTCAACCCTCGTTTTGCTCAATCTGTTCAATATCTTATTGTCTCTGTTATAGCATACTGTCTTCTTACAATTCTTCACTGACTTGAAAGACACCTCACCTGGTTTCATGTACCTGTTCTTGCGCAGATTGTGCCAAGgtgtatatataatagtGCATTCTGGCATTTTATTGCCCTGTATGGATTCTGATTTGCATAACTGTAGACAGTCCTCGACCACTGCTTTCGGGACATCACCCAAAGACTTCTCACtctctttcattttcaaatagaCATGCCCGCTGGAGTACTTGTCGGTATGAAACCACATATAGTTCAG includes:
- the JLP2 gene encoding Jlp2p (CAGL0K03883g~Ortholog(s) have cytoplasm localization) → MVYFYESQPELGYDGYQVIIGKDKFENDLLIKYGYRELNYMWFHTDKYSSGHVYLKMKESEKSLGDVPKAVVEDCLQLCKSESIQGNKMPECTIIYTPWHNLRKNRYMKPGEVSFKSVKNCKKTVCYNRDNKILNRLSKTRVEIYDDVEKLLHEAKKSKDPNYFTDYISRNRDSLVEAEKVRKQLSKLAKQKKKKETEEEFYNN